Proteins encoded in a region of the Cupriavidus pauculus genome:
- a CDS encoding diguanylate cyclase — protein MTPDSAANSRNTPNATHAPAIAPAPLPAPALPWRPLLLAGVGAFVLAASGIWLSRLPGNAAALWLANAFGLGMLLQRPRYEARWLLAAMFAGCLLANWVGGDSVIVAVLLSCANLLEIVCSVTLLRLMSAHMGNVRSGPLASFALTLGVAATVGPAVGALAGAAALAQAYGTPFTRVWWTWWNASALGMVMLLPLMVSVTRARVSATFQRGLLVRLTILLVISVAIGAVAVLQSHDPFVAMSLPLVVVALLSNPFATAVLTLISTLAAELFALASGAPDVAMQRLPLSAAAIMVFPVCIALMTEQNRAGRAHLRNSERRFRQAMEHSAIGMALVGLDGRWQMVNRALTDLLGYSPDEFRGRPFQLMTHPDDLAADLRQVERLLAGEIDSYRMEKRYRHKEGHYLWALLAVSLVRDEITGEPVHFISQVEDINSRRLAQEQMEQLSRRTQLAVEAGGVGIWEWDFTNASITWDARMHALHGTTPELGTPTLAEWIAMLHPEDVSRVSSEMRQAIRGLQRFDTEYRIVRPTGEIRHVRAMAMVSRQEDVRAGDRDSGMTRALVGTNWDTTEQRRLTSALFEEKERLQITLRSIGDAVICTDAAMRVTFLNPIAEQLTGWSMDAAMGQPLEQVFRIVDELTGEVIPSPVEQCLQSLRPAYLQEGAVLQSLTGERHDVQDSAAPVLTGNGDVLGAVLVFQDITSSRALQRELAHSATHDALTGLPNRAWFEKKLREACESARQHGHRSALCFIDLDRFKIVNDTAGHGAGDVLLRELGYVIRHHVRPDDLLARLGGDEFALLLKDCTVDQADHVCQKVIDAIRGRRFPWDGRVYDVGASIGIAAIDSEVPPVGELMSRADVACYAAKAAGRNRVSVYRRDESDARRHHRELEVAAGIHSALEANRFRLYAQEIRALRPESDPACHIEILVRMVDENGTLIMPGAFIPAAERYDLMGHIDRWVIRNVLHDFGPRLAAIPGLSVSINLSANSLGEPFLLPFLHAALDESVLPARRIRLEITETALINNMSAANRLVAEMRRAGCTVALDDFGAGLSSFSYLKQFPVDYLKIDGSFIRNLADNVVDREIVSSINDIGHRLGVRTVAESVEDEQTLHTLRAIGVDYAQGYVIGRPMPLESFIAGATHQAAETPPAP, from the coding sequence ATGACGCCAGATTCGGCCGCCAATTCGCGCAACACGCCCAACGCGACGCACGCCCCCGCGATCGCGCCGGCGCCCCTGCCAGCCCCCGCCCTGCCGTGGCGCCCCCTGCTGCTGGCCGGCGTCGGCGCGTTCGTGCTGGCGGCGTCCGGTATCTGGCTGTCCCGGCTGCCCGGCAATGCCGCCGCGCTATGGCTGGCCAACGCGTTCGGCCTCGGCATGCTGCTGCAGCGGCCGCGCTATGAGGCACGGTGGCTGCTGGCCGCCATGTTCGCGGGCTGCCTGCTCGCCAACTGGGTGGGCGGCGATTCCGTCATCGTGGCGGTGCTGCTCTCCTGCGCTAACCTGCTGGAAATTGTCTGTTCGGTGACGTTGCTGCGGCTGATGAGCGCCCATATGGGGAACGTGCGCTCAGGGCCGCTTGCCAGTTTCGCGCTGACGCTCGGGGTGGCCGCGACGGTCGGGCCGGCCGTGGGGGCGCTGGCGGGCGCGGCGGCGCTCGCCCAGGCGTATGGCACGCCGTTCACGCGCGTCTGGTGGACCTGGTGGAATGCGAGCGCGCTCGGCATGGTCATGCTGCTGCCGCTGATGGTATCGGTCACGCGTGCGCGCGTCAGCGCGACGTTCCAGCGCGGCCTGCTGGTGCGTCTGACGATCCTGCTGGTCATCTCGGTGGCCATCGGCGCGGTCGCGGTCCTGCAGTCGCATGACCCATTTGTCGCGATGTCGCTGCCGCTCGTGGTGGTGGCGCTGCTCAGCAACCCGTTCGCGACGGCTGTGCTGACGCTGATCTCGACCCTCGCGGCGGAGCTGTTCGCGCTGGCGTCGGGCGCGCCCGACGTGGCAATGCAAAGGCTGCCGCTCTCGGCGGCCGCGATCATGGTATTTCCGGTCTGCATCGCGCTGATGACCGAACAGAACCGCGCCGGCCGCGCGCATCTGCGCAACAGCGAGCGCCGCTTCCGGCAGGCCATGGAACACTCGGCCATCGGCATGGCGCTGGTCGGCCTCGACGGACGCTGGCAGATGGTCAACCGCGCGCTGACCGACCTGCTCGGATACAGCCCCGACGAATTCCGCGGCCGCCCGTTCCAGCTCATGACCCATCCGGACGACCTCGCCGCGGACCTGCGGCAGGTGGAACGGCTGCTGGCCGGCGAGATCGATTCGTACCGCATGGAGAAACGCTACCGCCACAAGGAAGGGCACTACCTGTGGGCGCTGCTCGCGGTATCGCTCGTGCGCGACGAGATCACCGGCGAACCCGTCCACTTCATCTCGCAGGTGGAAGACATCAACAGCCGTCGCCTGGCCCAGGAGCAGATGGAACAGCTGTCGCGCCGCACGCAGCTTGCCGTGGAAGCGGGTGGCGTGGGGATCTGGGAATGGGATTTCACGAACGCGTCCATCACGTGGGATGCGCGGATGCACGCGCTGCACGGCACCACGCCGGAGCTCGGCACGCCGACGCTGGCCGAGTGGATCGCGATGCTGCACCCCGAGGACGTGAGCCGCGTGAGCAGCGAGATGCGCCAGGCCATCCGCGGCCTGCAGCGCTTCGATACCGAGTACCGCATCGTGCGGCCGACCGGAGAGATCCGCCACGTGCGCGCGATGGCGATGGTGTCGCGGCAGGAGGACGTGCGCGCCGGCGATCGCGACAGCGGCATGACGCGCGCGCTCGTCGGCACCAACTGGGACACCACGGAACAGCGCCGGCTGACCTCGGCGCTGTTCGAGGAAAAGGAGCGGCTGCAGATCACGCTGCGCTCCATCGGCGACGCGGTAATCTGTACCGATGCCGCGATGCGCGTGACGTTCCTGAACCCGATCGCCGAGCAGCTGACCGGCTGGAGCATGGACGCCGCGATGGGCCAGCCGCTCGAGCAGGTGTTCCGCATCGTCGATGAACTGACCGGCGAGGTGATTCCGAGCCCGGTCGAGCAATGCCTGCAATCGCTGCGCCCCGCCTACCTGCAGGAGGGCGCCGTGCTGCAGAGCCTGACCGGCGAGCGCCACGACGTGCAGGACTCCGCCGCGCCGGTGCTCACCGGCAATGGCGACGTGCTCGGCGCGGTGCTCGTGTTCCAGGACATCACGAGCTCGCGCGCGCTGCAGCGCGAACTCGCACATTCGGCCACGCACGATGCGCTGACGGGCCTGCCCAACCGCGCGTGGTTCGAGAAGAAGCTGCGCGAGGCCTGCGAATCGGCGCGCCAGCACGGCCATCGCAGCGCGCTGTGCTTTATCGACCTGGACCGCTTCAAGATCGTCAACGACACGGCCGGACACGGCGCCGGCGACGTGCTGCTGCGCGAACTCGGCTACGTGATCCGCCACCATGTGCGCCCCGACGACCTGCTCGCGCGCCTCGGCGGCGACGAATTCGCGCTGCTGCTCAAGGACTGCACCGTCGATCAGGCCGACCATGTGTGCCAGAAGGTCATCGATGCGATTCGCGGCCGCCGCTTTCCGTGGGACGGCCGCGTCTACGACGTGGGCGCCAGCATCGGCATCGCGGCCATCGACAGCGAAGTGCCGCCGGTCGGCGAACTGATGAGCCGCGCCGACGTGGCCTGCTACGCGGCAAAGGCCGCGGGCCGCAACCGCGTATCGGTCTACCGCCGCGACGAAAGCGACGCGCGCCGCCACCACCGCGAACTCGAAGTCGCGGCGGGCATCCACTCCGCGCTCGAGGCCAACCGCTTCCGCCTGTATGCGCAGGAGATTCGCGCGCTGCGGCCCGAGTCGGACCCCGCCTGCCATATCGAGATCCTCGTGCGGATGGTCGACGAGAACGGCACGCTGATCATGCCCGGCGCGTTCATCCCGGCCGCCGAGCGTTACGACCTGATGGGCCATATCGACCGCTGGGTCATCCGCAACGTGCTGCACGACTTCGGCCCGCGCCTCGCGGCGATTCCCGGGTTGTCGGTATCGATCAACCTGTCGGCCAACTCGCTCGGCGAACCGTTCCTCCTGCCCTTCCTGCACGCCGCGCTCGACGAATCCGTGCTGCCGGCCCGGCGCATCCGGCTGGAGATTACCGAGACCGCGCTGATCAACAACATGTCCGCCGCCAACCGCCTGGTCGCCGAGATGCGCCGGGCAGGCTGCACGGTCGCGCTCGACGACTTCGGGGCCGGGCTGTCCTCGTTCTCTTACCTGAAGCAGTTTCCGGTCGATTACCTGAAGATCGACGGCAGCTTTATCCGCAACCTCGCCGACAACGTCGTGGACCGCGAGATCGTGAGCTCGATCAACGATATCGGCCATCGCCTCGGCGTGCGCACGGTGGCGGAGTCCGTCGAGGACGAACAGACCCTGCATACGCTGCGCGCGATCGGCGTGGACTATGCGCAGGGCTATGTGATCGGCCGCCCGATGCCGCTCGAGAGCTTTATCGCCGGCGCCACGCACCAGGCGGCGGAAACGCCGCCCGCGCCCTGA
- a CDS encoding dicarboxylate/amino acid:cation symporter, protein MKLKRLPTLIFIAMLLGVLAGTAAHHLAPDADTAKSIADHLSILTDVFLRMIKMIIGPLVFATLVSGIASMGDGRAVGRIGAKAMLWFVGASVTSLLLGLIMANVLTPGHGMNLPLPPADAVSSVKTASLNLRDFIAHMFPKSFVEAMATNEILQIVVFSLFFGFALGTVKDGVGKPVLAGIEGLAQVMLKVTNYVMAFAPIGVFGAISAVITAQGLGVLAVYAKLLGSFYLALALLWAALLAGGALFLGRGVFSLLRALRAPLMIGFATASSESAYPKVIEQLTRFGVKPRITNFVLPLGYSFNLDGSIMYTSFAALFVAQVYGIHLSLTQQITMLLVLLVTSKGIAGVPRASLVVVAAVLPMFGLPEAGILLVLGIDHVLDMGRTVTNVLGNAIATTVVARSENAIGAPDLSEDEEDEDIDSRDVSTQGAGLGTSQVLAGK, encoded by the coding sequence ATGAAACTCAAACGACTGCCCACCCTGATCTTCATCGCGATGCTGCTCGGCGTACTGGCCGGCACCGCGGCGCACCATCTGGCCCCCGACGCGGACACCGCGAAATCGATCGCCGATCATCTCTCCATCCTGACCGACGTGTTCCTGCGGATGATCAAGATGATCATCGGCCCGCTCGTGTTCGCGACGCTCGTCTCGGGCATCGCCAGCATGGGTGACGGCCGGGCCGTCGGCCGAATCGGCGCCAAGGCGATGCTGTGGTTCGTGGGCGCGTCCGTCACGTCGCTGCTGCTGGGCCTGATCATGGCCAACGTGCTGACGCCGGGCCACGGCATGAACCTGCCGCTGCCGCCGGCCGACGCGGTATCCAGCGTCAAGACCGCCTCGCTGAACCTGCGCGACTTCATCGCGCACATGTTCCCCAAGAGCTTCGTGGAGGCGATGGCCACCAACGAGATCCTGCAGATCGTGGTGTTCTCGCTGTTCTTCGGCTTCGCGCTCGGCACCGTCAAGGACGGCGTTGGCAAGCCCGTACTCGCCGGCATCGAAGGCCTCGCGCAGGTCATGCTCAAGGTCACCAACTACGTCATGGCATTCGCGCCGATCGGCGTGTTCGGCGCGATCTCCGCGGTCATCACGGCGCAGGGCCTCGGCGTCCTGGCCGTGTACGCCAAGCTGCTGGGCAGCTTCTATCTGGCGCTGGCGCTGCTGTGGGCCGCCCTGCTTGCCGGTGGCGCGCTCTTCCTCGGCCGCGGCGTGTTCTCGCTGCTGCGCGCGCTGCGCGCCCCGCTGATGATCGGCTTCGCCACGGCGAGCAGCGAGTCGGCCTACCCGAAGGTCATCGAGCAGCTCACGCGCTTCGGCGTCAAGCCGCGCATCACGAACTTCGTGCTGCCGCTCGGCTATTCGTTCAACCTCGACGGTTCCATCATGTACACGTCGTTCGCCGCGCTGTTCGTCGCGCAGGTGTACGGCATCCATCTCTCGCTGACGCAGCAGATCACGATGCTGCTGGTGCTGCTGGTGACCAGCAAGGGTATTGCCGGCGTGCCGCGCGCCTCGCTGGTCGTCGTGGCCGCGGTGCTGCCGATGTTCGGCCTGCCCGAGGCCGGCATCCTGCTCGTGCTCGGTATCGACCACGTGCTGGACATGGGCCGTACCGTGACCAACGTGCTCGGCAATGCCATCGCCACCACGGTGGTCGCACGCAGCGAAAACGCGATTGGCGCACCCGATCTTTCCGAAGATGAGGAAGACGAGGACATCGACAGCCGCGACGTCTCCACGCAAGGGGCAGGCCTGGGCACGAGTCAGGTTCTGGCCGGCAAGTAA